A single genomic interval of Oryza sativa Japonica Group chromosome 7, ASM3414082v1 harbors:
- the LOC112939628 gene encoding uncharacterized protein, giving the protein MAAPAPELMDDVVEEILLRLPLDDPSCAARASAVCKHWSHLLADAGFLRRYRAFHRRRAPPRLGFIYDAGSPLARFAPTTAFRPADLDHDGWKPMDCRHGRALFRTSASAVLCAVSGCDHGGCHGGPFAVAFVANYVMEGEEEEITSPTSAWLYSSETGTWSAPSTVRHHNAEPFPKPSVLAGDGAVYFLTWHGRNILRYDLRKLDLTVIASPEIDDDDFENHLLMTTEDGGMGLARLVSGHSLQLWSWKPVSAAAAWVQLRVIDLDLVIPGDAMRPRLLGFAEGTDMVFVDTTYDGAQVVQQIELSTLKVTKVLDECYASCVLPYMSFFLPGRQKGKLPPSAITL; this is encoded by the exons atggcggcgccggcgccggagctaATGGACGACGTCGTGGAAGAGATCCTCCTCCGTCTCCCGCTGGACGATCCCTCGTGCGCCGCCCGCGCGTCCGCCGTCTGCAAGCACTGGAgccacctcctcgccgacgccggcttcctccgccgctaccgcgcgttccaccgccgccgagcaccTCCGCGGCTGGGCTTCATCTACGACGCCGGCTCCCCCTTGGCCCGGTTCGCCCCGACCACCGCATTCCGCCCTGCCGATCTCGACCACGATGGCTGGAAGCCCATGGACTGCCGCCACGGCCGCGCCCTCTTCCGCACATCTG CCAGTGCGGTGCTGTGCGCCGTGTCCGGCTGCGACCACGGCGGCTGCCATGGCGGCCCCTTCGCCGTGGCCTTCGTCGCCAACTATGTcatggagggggaggaggaggagatcacgTCGCCGACGTCGGCATGGCTGTACTCGTCGGAGACCGGAACATGGAGCGCGCCTTCCACCGTTCGCCACCACAACGCCGAACCCTTCCCCAAGCCcagcgtcctcgccggcgacggcgccgtctACTTCCTCACCTGGCACGGTAGGAACATCCTGCGCTACGACCTGCGCAAGCTGGACCTGACGGTGATCGCCTCGCCGGAGATAGACGACGACGACTTTGAGAATCATCTCCTCATGACGACGGAGGACGGCGGGATGGGGCTCGCCCGCTTGGTCTCAGGTCACTCCCTCCAACTCTGGTCGTGGAAgccggtgtcggcggcggcggcgtgggtgcAGCTCAGGGTGATCGACCTCGACCTCGTGATTCCCGGCGACGCCATGCGACCTCGTCTGTTGGGCTTCGCAGAGGGCACCGACATGGTGTTCGTGGACACTACGTATGATGGTGCCCAGGTTGTCCAGCAGATTGAGCTCAGCACACTCAAGGTGACGAAGGTGTTGGACGAGTGCTACGCCTCTTGTGTTCTTCCTTACATGAGCTTCTTTCTCCCAG GTCGTCAAAAAGGCAAGTTGCCACCTTCAGCAATTACACTGTAA